In the Pecten maximus chromosome 5, xPecMax1.1, whole genome shotgun sequence genome, GAAGGCAGAGCTCTTTAGCAATATCTGTATTCTTTATCTTGACAGCATCATCCACCTGTAACAAAAAGTATCAACAACTGAAAAGTGCTTCAAATTTTACTCCAATAGCAAGTTATACTTTAAAcagaaaacttcaaattttaCTCAAATAGCAAGTTATACTTTAAAcataaaacttcaaattttaCTCCAATAGCAAGTTATACTTTAAACATAAAACTGACAAATCTGATACAAGGgttttgcattaaaaataacaatgtacACTGTCAATTACttatgtaattgttttcaagcaCCAATGAGAACAGATGGCAAAAATACCTGCCGACAATTAACTAACAGGTTGCCACATCTAACGTCCTCTGTGGTATTCAAACTTTTCCCCCAAAGACCTCTCTCGCACGATGCAAgccaaaatatcactttttgcAAAAATGGCTCCCTCCATATCATGTCAAGCTATTACTAATGTACCAGATTGCATGCCAACCATGCCTACTATTGTCAATCATGTCTGGGGTCTTTATCAGTAAGATCACAAGGACTGTGGCTTGCTAATGTATACACAGCAGGTGTACATGTAAAGGCAATTAGTCTGGCATAATTAGGAGTGGGCCAGCTAAGAATTGGAATATAGAAGCTTTAGTAATAACAAAATTTaatatacggtaaacctccgattaattcgaacacgcggatagttcgaacacacatttttttctagaaaaacaatattttttttagctagtaatagttcgaactctggctgtttataactgacaccatttcggatagttcgaacttgtcaaatgaagaacgtaaagtaagatttttttccggcaaactccattgaaagcttgCAACAACTCGGCCCCAGAAAAATGTGATCAGCAATCACGTTTAGGGTATCAGAATGTATGCatgatcattagaatgcgtctgtgattaaatatatgccacatattttatcgataattcagtttttttacattgcaaaatacaccacgcacgagacagctgattgcaaatttaggcctcgacaatgtataaataacatgagATATTTGTATTCGCGCTGTATGGCAATCAAGAAATCGtccgtgtattttcacatataactagtgttaacttagcattatgattatttaattgtgactggacatctcttaagtattgccaatcaaggtattacctgaaaacctgcgacctcacgctagataagcaggccacgcgagttgtcgcttgcggtaaagttgaaaggatcggctgccCGATCATGCTGATCGAGTGAcgtgaaaagcattcatatccagtcaaaacaatccacaggtgtcccaattagtgatggataattttgcaggtactagtatcaactatgtttggtagataatacgactgggcatatttaaaagcagacatgttgatgttctgacctaattttaccaacatatatcgcctattttacagtagtgctttcgtaaaacgcaacaggttatgtagactgcttttgatgtattaaagaaaccatttattacaataatatagcaatagtttctgattcagataaaaaatataacaatgcaaagattatactgtacaaatgtttaacttttgtgtcacaaatgaaacgtgtactgtactgttttggggcctactgtAGCTACGCATTAACCGAGCGGCTTCGCGCAGTAACCATCATGATCataattatcgcgaaatgaagaacctttaacgatcaattaacattgaattaaataaatactattaaataaaatactatcattttacttacttataaatgtgccattgttcaggccgccgttgttaagtatcagatttacgatggatgtgtttgtgtctaatgattttactctgccgagatttccgccgatattgactcgaatagttcgaactcatgcttattttctgaagcataatttcgaataattcgaacaggttcgtcaatatttatttaattttgttcgaactaaccggaggtttactgTAAATAGTTTACTTACTGCACACGTGTGCAAGACAACCAATAATTAATGGAATATCATTATTACAGACGACAGTAcatctattttatatatttacaaattaagtAATTAATGGAATATCATTATTACAGACGACAGTACatctattttatatattcaCAAATTAAGTAATTAATGGAATATCCTTATTACAGACGACAATACATCTATTTTATATACTTACAGACAGTAcatctattttatatatttacaaattaagGTCTTACCagctttatatacattttatcacaATCAGAGAAATTTGCAGACATATTACTGGTATGTACACTGCCACCTTCAACAAATATTAactcaaatgaaaaaaaattctcaagTATGTTTACCGATTTTCCTTTAATCCATTCTGTTGCTAAGGAGCTCGAAGCAATAGCCGACCCACATCCAAATGTCTTGAATTTAGCATCCACAATTTTCCCATCATCATCCACCTTtatctgtaaataaatataagtgTACACCTTTGtgaacaaacaaacacacattacTAAATAAAAGTGGGAAAAACGGAAGTAAAATATCATGTTTCTATACAAATAATGTATCAGAGACACATGCATGTGAACACAGAAAGAATCTGTTCGTATCATACCATGTCTCCTTAACAAAAGGTTAATGTAGCATAGATCCATCACtatatcatttatttcaactagctatatatatagagagagttGATATAGAACTGTATTTGAACAGAATGAGACATTCTAAGGAgctttatgatatacatgtataagacaCTTTTCATACATAACTGAAGTTTCCCGATTATCAAAGGCGCAGACATATTCCCCAGAGTTTCATGTCCCAGAAATGTCTCGTCAATATCTGTATGACTTACTCTCTATTGAGGCCTACAGACAGTGGCCTGTGTACTgccctggtatatatatatatatccatatatgGGGTACTGATACTGCTTAAGGTACTGGCTTGGATACAAAGTGTACCATGCTTtacgacatacatgtatagtcttATTGTAGAAAATTGGTGTTTAGTtgtgtattattttatataatcatCATTAACAATGAAGAAAATGGGGAACATCTGAGTTAGTCAAAGTGTAGATTTTTTATTAGCAGTACCAACTACTTACCTGAAGCTTCATAACATCCCCACAAGCAGGAGCTCCAACCAGACCTGTACCCACATTAGCATCTTTTTTGTCTAGAGAGCCCACATTTCTGGGGTTTTCATAGTGGTCAATCACCTGAATgtacaaaaaacataaaacataatcaAACATTCAATATCTTTGGTCATACATCATGCTAAAGTCTTCCGTAATTACCAGCTGTTAAAGTCAGGATTTTGTCCAAATCTTATCTGCAGGATCCAACCTGGGACCTGAGACCCAGTTGCAGACATTTAGTGAATTCTTCAAAATACTTCCAATTTTGAAGGAATCAGATTTTTCCAAGTTTGGCCTTAGCATCCCTTGGCGAAgaggaaccaattttgtatatttaccattgtatggcactgccactatataaccctaccaattcagttgcgagttcaccagcctatgaactgccaacaggaagtgatctatgctactggtaagcgcgggaaatttgaatttgaaaatttcaaaacaaaaatcgcatgacaaataaaaaatcgcagatggtaaatataagaattgaacggctttcagttggcattcatagtcaatatgaatgccaactggacagaggcaaattcaacatgaagcgctagtgcgcttcatggaatttgcctctgtccagttggcattcatattgattatgaatgccaactgaaagccgttcaatgcttaaatgaatgCATGCGGTGGTATGTATTTTCGCAAACAATGTCCTTATTTACATGGTGGTTGTGCTGATAATTGTCTGTACCTACATTTACTCACAATTTTGCTAATAACCATCAGAACAAAAGATCTGtcatattttgttatcagaACAGATGATTTTGAGGGAAAAAGAGAAAGATTAAACTTACATAGAACCAACAAAGATCATATGATATTGATGCGGGTGCTATGTTGGACAACCGtagtaaattttttttttactgatgaaaGTTCTACGTCTGGTTATAGATATAAACAGGAGAACCACAGGGTGTGTAACATATACGCTTGTCACATGCCATAGTGTGTCACATAGCATGC is a window encoding:
- the LOC117328066 gene encoding iron-sulfur cluster assembly scaffold protein IscU-like; translation: MALLRSTSRALKPFFDSKLASPVALYHKNVIDHYENPRNVGSLDKKDANVGTGLVGAPACGDVMKLQIKVDDDGKIVDAKFKTFGCGSAIASSSLATEWIKGKSVDDAVKIKNTDIAKELCLPPVKLHCSMLAEDAIKAALSNYRQKKEKIEA